The Estrella lausannensis genome window below encodes:
- a CDS encoding glycine hydroxymethyltransferase, with protein sequence MNSLLENYLTKTPKESRSKAAIAYLASLDHIGTSSPEIQQSIIKEIQDQRTYLKLIASENYSSYAVQLAMGNLLTDKYAEGYPDHRFYAGCDNVDAVEKLAAEELARLFGAEYAYVQPHSGADANLIAFWAILLTRVQNKEVERLGKKSIDEFTSEEYEALRQLLCNQKVMGMALSSGGHLTHGYRHNVSSRMMKAVHYEVNPETGLLDYDALEKQVLEEKPLILLAGYSSYPRKINFERMRSIADKASATLMVDMAHFSGLVAGKVFTGPYNPVPYADIVTSTTHKTLRGPRGGFILAKEAFKDAVNKGCPLVMGGPLPHVMAAKAIAFKEANTQQFRDYAAQIVSNADALAKELIKNGIDIVTGGTENHLLIIDLRKMGINGRQAEKALRECHMTVNRNAVPNDPNGPWYTSGIRIGTPALTTLGMGEEEMKAIAKIIADVLKNTKPETLKTGGISKAQAVVAPQVQARVQEEIKELLAKHPLYPELVIEEAVSVAV encoded by the coding sequence ATGAACTCACTACTAGAAAACTATCTCACCAAGACACCTAAAGAAAGCCGCTCCAAAGCCGCAATCGCCTATCTTGCCTCTTTAGACCACATCGGCACCTCCTCGCCGGAAATTCAGCAGAGCATCATCAAGGAAATCCAAGACCAGAGGACCTACCTAAAACTCATCGCATCGGAAAACTACTCCTCATACGCGGTTCAGCTGGCCATGGGCAACTTGCTGACAGATAAATATGCTGAAGGCTATCCCGATCACCGCTTCTATGCCGGATGCGACAACGTCGACGCCGTTGAAAAATTGGCGGCAGAAGAACTGGCCAGGCTGTTTGGCGCCGAATACGCCTACGTGCAGCCGCACTCGGGAGCAGACGCCAACCTGATCGCATTCTGGGCAATCCTCTTAACCAGAGTCCAAAACAAGGAAGTTGAGCGTCTCGGCAAAAAGAGCATCGACGAGTTCACGAGCGAAGAGTACGAAGCGCTAAGGCAGCTGCTTTGCAACCAAAAAGTGATGGGCATGGCCCTCTCCTCCGGAGGCCACCTGACGCACGGCTACCGCCACAACGTCTCGTCCCGGATGATGAAGGCTGTCCACTACGAAGTCAATCCCGAGACAGGCCTACTCGACTATGACGCTCTCGAAAAACAGGTGCTGGAAGAAAAACCGCTGATCCTGCTGGCCGGCTACTCCTCGTATCCTCGAAAAATCAACTTTGAAAGGATGCGCTCGATTGCCGACAAAGCTTCGGCGACACTGATGGTGGATATGGCACACTTCTCCGGTCTTGTCGCCGGAAAAGTTTTCACTGGCCCTTACAACCCAGTCCCTTATGCAGACATCGTCACATCCACGACGCATAAAACGCTGAGAGGCCCTCGCGGCGGCTTCATCCTGGCCAAAGAAGCCTTCAAAGACGCCGTCAACAAAGGCTGCCCTCTTGTGATGGGAGGCCCGCTTCCACACGTCATGGCCGCCAAAGCTATCGCGTTTAAAGAAGCGAATACTCAGCAATTTAGAGATTACGCAGCCCAGATTGTCTCCAATGCGGACGCTCTCGCGAAGGAGCTGATCAAAAACGGCATCGACATCGTCACAGGCGGAACAGAAAACCACCTGCTGATCATCGATCTAAGAAAAATGGGAATCAACGGACGGCAGGCCGAAAAAGCTCTGCGTGAGTGCCATATGACTGTTAACAGAAACGCGGTTCCGAACGACCCGAACGGACCTTGGTACACATCCGGCATCCGCATCGGCACTCCGGCGCTCACGACGCTAGGCATGGGCGAAGAGGAAATGAAAGCCATCGCCAAGATCATCGCCGATGTCCTTAAAAACACAAAGCCCGAGACGCTCAAAACAGGCGGAATAAGCAAGGCGCAAGCAGTTGTCGCCCCGCAAGTTCAGGCGAGAGTGCAAGAAGAGATCAAGGAACTGCTGGCTAAGCACCCGCTCTATCCGGAACTTGTGATCGAAGAGGCAGTATCTGTCGCAGTTTGA
- a CDS encoding ATP-dependent Clp protease proteolytic subunit, producing the protein MAKSQLEKENTPFLQLDDKIDNEILSRRRVFLCRDVSSESAYETIRKLWFLDFNEPGKPILMVINSPGGSVDAGFAIWDQVKMLSSPVYTLVTGLAASMGSILSLCASPKKRFATPNSRIMIHQPLISGVLQGQATDLDIQAREMIKTRSALVNIYVEATGKSADEIEKAIDRDTWMTAEEAKEFGLLDHIVSNMSQLEKHFKS; encoded by the coding sequence ATGGCAAAATCACAATTAGAAAAAGAAAATACCCCGTTCCTTCAGCTGGACGATAAGATCGACAACGAAATCCTTTCCAGAAGAAGAGTGTTTCTCTGCAGAGATGTTTCCAGCGAAAGCGCATACGAAACCATCCGCAAACTCTGGTTTTTAGACTTCAACGAACCGGGAAAACCGATCCTGATGGTAATCAACAGCCCAGGTGGATCCGTCGACGCGGGCTTTGCCATCTGGGATCAAGTCAAGATGCTCTCTTCCCCTGTCTACACCTTGGTGACAGGCCTGGCAGCCTCCATGGGATCGATCTTAAGTCTCTGCGCTTCTCCTAAAAAGCGTTTCGCCACACCCAACAGCCGCATCATGATCCACCAGCCCCTGATCAGCGGTGTGTTGCAAGGGCAGGCAACTGACCTTGATATCCAGGCCAGAGAAATGATCAAAACCAGAAGCGCTCTCGTTAACATCTACGTCGAAGCGACAGGCAAGTCGGCGGATGAAATCGAAAAAGCGATCGACAGAGACACTTGGATGACAGCGGAAGAGGCTAAAGAGTTCGGACTGCTGGATCATATCGTCTCCAACATGTCGCAACTGGAAAAGCACTTTAAAAGCTAA